GTCGGCTCTATTAGGCATAAAGAAGGCTCGATCCGCAGCTGGACTGCCACCAGCTCGCTCCAAAACTCGTTCCTGCCAATGCAGAAAAACTTGATCGTCCTCCAGCACTTTGTGGTTGCCGATGTGCTGGAGCCATCGCGGTCGTAGGCCGATGAGGAGTTTTGGGGCGGCCGACTGAAATTGGAAGGGAAAACGGGCAAATAAGCGACATTCACCGCGTCGAATTGGTACGGCATAAACCACCGTGAGGATTCGGGCGAAGCCCTTCGCTGTGAGGTCATGCCACATCAACTGGGGGGCCTGAAAACGAGTGGTTTGGGAACCGAGCTTTCCCCGACGGGGACCCTCCTCCCAAAAAGCATCAAAGCCGTCCTCAGCCTCTCGGGTAATCGTGGCCAGCACTGGCGATGCATTGTTTCGATTGCCGACGGTCTTGTGGTGGGTGAAAGGCACATGGCTCACGTCGAGCACGTTCTCCAGCAGGGTCACGGCATCCATGGGGAGGTCGCGAAAGGTGTCCTGCAGCGTCCAGCTGGTGGGGTCCTCCTCCAGGGCTGGTACGAGGGGTAAGGGATGCTGATTGGCCGAATCCGGCTCTCCCGTCCAAACGAACAGAAGGCCCTGCCCTGTTGCTGTTGGGAGGCTGGAGCAGCGTGATCGGCGTGCCTCCGGTTTGGTGTTGTCGGTTGCTTGCGGAATTGAACGGCAATGGCCTTCCCCATCGAAACTCCAGCCGTGATATGGACATTCCAGGAGTCCCTCGTCATTGATCCGGCCCTCGCTGAGGGGCACAAGCCTGTGGGGGCAAACATCAGGGAACACGCGCCAGGAGTGTTGTTCAGCCTGTGCGTCCCACCAGATCACCAGGTCTCGCTCGAGCAGTGTGAAGCGGTTGGGTTGGCGGCGATCCAGGTCCTGGAGGTAAGCGATTGGCCACCACTGTTCTGTCCAAGTGGAATGCATCACAACGTCCTTCCAGGACCGACATGATCGCGCTCGCCTCGGCTTGTTGCGACTTGGCCTGGTGCGACAACCGTGGGAAGGTGACGGCTCGATGCCGCGAGTGCCGTGCAGCGCCTCAGCCCCGATCAACTGTTGCAGGAGCTCTGTGGTGTTGAGGATCTTTTGATCGTTCAAGACCTTGATGGGGTCTGTATGCAGCTGGTGAATGATCCACTCACACGGCAGATGGATGGGGCCTATGTGATGGCAGCGGGTCAGCTGGGGGATACCTTTGCAGTGCTCACCAATGGTGAGCACGAGGGGCGCCGGGGCGTGAATCGACTCGTGGAACAGGCCCTCAGTGCAGACCATGATCCGGCTCAAGCCGGGTTGTACTTGCGCGGACTCGCGGCCGGTGGTGTCCAATTTCAGGACCGTTATGGCCAGCTCAGTCATCCGGGGGTGAGTGAGGCCGAGATCGCGTTTTTGGCCGCGGCTCCCTTACGGATGGAAGCGTTGCTGAAAGACGGCTTGCCGGAGATCTTTCCCCTGCACTCGTTGGAGCAAATCGCTCAGCTTGCCCATGCAGCCGTCTTGGATACCCAGGTGTCTCCGACGGTGAATCTCAATGGAATCTTTGCTGCGATTCCAGAGGATGTCGAGAAGCAGCGGATGATGCAGACCCTGCTCCAGCGCTTGATGGAAACGCTGCTGGCCGATGCGGAGAAGCAGGGCCTTGAGGGTTCATTTTTTCTGCACGTAGCTCCCAACCTTGGACGCAATGCCGATGGTATGGAACGTCTTAAGCCTGCGGTGAAGGGTGATGTGGGCACCACTGATATTCAGTTCATGCTGAGTGGTTCGATCAAAGAGGCCGGCTTGTTGGTGCTGCTGAATCAATACATGGCCCGACGTTATGGGGAGGTGCCCTTTGGTGATGATTTCAATGTTCGCGTTGCTCCACAGACCCATGACGCGTTGTTGAAGCTTGTGCAGGATCGAATACCCGCGGAGCGGATGCCATTGCTTGTGGGGGTGGGTGACACGGTTACCTCCAATCCTTCTACCGACGGCGCCACCTGGTTGCGGGGTGGAAGCGATCGTGGGTTTTTAACCCTGCTCCAAGCGTTGGGATCCTGGAGCGGGAGAGAAAACCGCGTGGTTGTCGTTGACAGCAGTCATGGTGAAGTCGATCGCCCAAGCCTCTCTGACCCTGCCCTTAGGGGTATTTCAGATCCTGAAGACCCGCTAAGGCTCGATGTGTTGATGACGGCAGGGCCAAAGCAATACATCAACTGGTTCTGCCAATTGGCTGCTCAACGCTCGTCAAGTCCTGCCACGATCTAGATGACCAAGTCCATTGGAGTCGAACACCATTGACCGTCAGCCCTGCACTGTTTCCTCCACTGCAACGGGTTGCTTTGACCACACTCCAGGTCAACTTGGGCTATCGCTGCAATCAAAGCTGTGCCCATTGCCACGTCAATGCGGGGCCTACCCGCACCGAAATGATGGAGGCGGAGCTGTTAGAGCTCATCCCTTTGGTGCTTCGTCGGCATCGCATTGGCTGTTTAGACCTCACCGGCGGGGCTCCGGAATTACACCCTGGCTTTCGGAAGCTGGTGGCCGAGGTGCGCTCGGCTGGGATAGCGGTGATCGACCGCTGCAATCTCACGATCCTGAATGAACCCGGCCACGGAGACCTTGCTGAATTTTTGGCGGAGCAGGGTGTTGCCGTGACGGCATCTTTGCCCTGCTACACCGCAGACAACGTTGATCGTCAACGCGGTGATGGTGTCTTCGATCGGAGTCTTCAGGGCCTCCATCAACTCAATGCTCTGGGCTACGGCAGTGGCGATCCAGAACGGCAACTTGATTTGGTGTACAACCCGCTTGGCGCGGCACTCCCTCCACCCCAAGCCACTTTGGAAGCCGATTACAAGCGAGAGCTAGCCCGACTCGGCATTCGATTTGATCGACTACTCACGTTGGCCAACATGCCGATCCAGCGCTTTGCCCGACAACTGGAACTGAAGGGTGAATTGGATGACTATTGGCAAGTGCTCGAGCAGGCGCACAATCCCACCAACCTTGAGACGGTGATGTGTCGCCAGCTTGTGAGTGTTGATTGGGAGGGTTCGCTTTATGACTGCGACTTCAACCAACAGCTGTCATTGCCTCGCCCAGGCGTGATCCGTCACTTGCGTGACCTTCTTGAAGTTGAGGTTGACCTCAGTGGCGATTCAATTCACACCGGACGCCATTGTTTCGGCTGTACGGCTGGTGCCGGATCAAGCTGTGGCGGTGCTCTTCAAGCCTGACCAACGCAGCTGGGCATGATGGTTGATTGAAGAAGTCGTTCAACGCATGGTGTCTCTCCGACTGATGATCAGTGCCTGCGCTTTGGTGCTCCTCGGTGCAGCCGTGAATGCCCAGAACGATCAGCCCAAGCAGGCAATGTTTAAAACCGAAGCTGAGGCTCAAGCTGCCGCCCCAGGGTTTGGTTGTGAGGGTTCCCATCGCATGGGTGAGATGTGGATGGTTTGCGCGAATCACACCGATGCCAATTCACATCACGGACATTGATTCAATGAAAGGAGATGGTGATTGCGCTAGCAATCGAAAGCGCATTGCCATCGGTGTTGCACCGATGGGAACCATTGCCATTGGGATTGTGCCGATGGGCGTGATCTCGATCGGCGTGGTGCCGATGGGGGTGGTGTCGATTGGTGTGGTCGCCATGGGTGTGTTCAATGCCGCAATCGTGGGCATGGGGTTGATCGCGGTGGGGTTCAACACCATGGGCGTCTTAACCGCTGGACCCATGAGCATGGGCTTGATTCAAATCCGTTCCACTACAAATCCTCGCTATCTCGCTTACCCCTCACGGGAGCAGGCTGAAGAACAGGCCGCAAAACTCGGTTGCCACGGTGTTCATCGCATGGGTGACCGTTACTGGATGCCCTGCAACGAGCATCCTCAGTAATGAGTTGTTGTCAGGTCTGACAGTCAGTGCAGATGGCTCTGACATTCAGGCTTGATTCAATCAATTTGAAGTTCAATTTTTCTGCTGCTTCTGCCCCAGCGGCAAGAATTGACTCACTCTCAAATTCTTCGGTGCGTCCACAGCGGATACAAACCACGTGGTGGTGGTCTCTGTGGTCATCGTCGGCTAATTCAAATCGGCGTCCCCCCTCACTGAGTTCCAGCTCTTGCAGAAACCCCATGTCTGCGAGCAGACGGAGGGTTCGATACACCGTGGCTAGGGACACTTTGAGTTTGAGATTCACCAGTTGCTGATGCACCTCCTCAGCGCTGAGGTGGCAGCCGGCACCGCGCAGTTCAAAAAGTTCCAGCACCCTTTTGCGCTGGGGGGTGAGGCGCCGTCCGCCTTGATGCAAACCATCTTCGAGGGATCCGTCCTCAGGATTTTGTGCTGAAGACGGCGACACCCGGAGTTGAACAGTTGTTCTCAATAGTAACGACTAATGAGAGTTCTCACCATGAGCTAATCAACTCGTGTTGATGACGCCATGACTTCTGTGATCCGGATTTCAGGGGTAATTGATGCCCCCTTGAAACCGGTGATACGGTCCAGATGTTCGTTTGTTTTGGGCTGAATGGAAACCCATGTGCTCACATTCACCATCACGAAACCATTCAGCGAATGGGTGAAGACCTACGACGCATCAAGTCCGCTCCAAAAAATGGCTGGCATTTCATCGCTATATCGCGGGGTGAGTCCGGATGACCCCACCAAAATTTGTGCTGTGATGCAGGCCAAACCCGGTGTCATGGCCCAATTTATGGAAGATCACAAAGACACGATTGCCGCCTCGGGGCACGTCCTGGAGAGCACGGTTGATCAGGTTTTTGTGGATGCCTAATGGCGTGGGTTGCAGCGAAGGCTTGGACGAGCCAACGGGCCGTTGGGGGATATCGCCATTTTCAGCTCGTGACCCAAGGCGGCAAGGGGGATCAGCGCTGGGTCGAGCTATCGGCTGTTCTTGACCCTGCCCATCGGGAACGTGTTCTGTGGCGTGACCTCAACGATGCCAAGCACTGGTGCAGTGGTTGGCAGCAGATTGTTGAAAACGACGATGACGTTGTTAACCATCAACACGACGTTAAATCTGCTGAGGCTGTGGAGTGACGATGTTCAGTTCATGCGCTGTTGCGACTCTCGAAATGCTTCAAGTTTGTCGATATCTTTTTCCTCATCGATGGTGTAATCAGTGAGAATTAAGGCCTTCCCGATGGTGCCAAGCGCGTATTCGATTCGATCTAAATAAAGCCTTCCGTCTTTGTTTTGTCGTGCTGCTCGGATCACTTCAGGTTTTAGTTGAGTCGAGAGATGTTCGATGGTGTCAGCAATCTCGCGAGCTTCGATCAGGGGACTATTTGGATCCATTGATTCGACATTTTCACGCATTCATCTTGACAGAGTCCTTTAAAAACCCTGCACCATGGGTCGTTGATTGGACAAGGAGATATTTCCCGTGGCTTGTGGTCTTGGTGGACCAGGAATGGCTGTTGCATTGAAGGCCAAGGACCACCGTTCACCGTCTCCACGAAAAGGCATCACGGAATGAGGTTGCCAAGCAGGAAAGATATAAAACTCTCCAGGTACAGGGAGGACGTAATGGGCCATACCTGTACGGAACGACTGCAAATGCCACTCTTCAGGACCGTGAAAACACAGTTGTCCGTCAAAACTGTTGGCAGTGATCTGGGGGGGAGTTTTTAAGAAAATCACCCCCGAGAAGCTGCCGCCGTGGGTATGGGTGGGGTTGTAGTCCCCAGCAATTTGGCAATTCAACCAAAGATCAATGAGCTTTAGCTGGTAGTTCCCAGCACCCCATGGTCCACGACCTTGGGGTGGCTGACGGTCGATGACATGGCGGATCCAGCGCTCGCATCCGGGTAAAAGGTGATCTCCGATCAAGCTCCGCACACCTGGTTGCCCAGGTTTCAGCTCCCGCTGTTGCGTGAGCTGACCGGCCAGTTTCAAGGACGCATCAGGATTGCCCTCCGGGTTTTTCAACACCTGGGCCCCCAATGCCAAAAGCTCCTTCAGCAGGGGAGTTGGCAACTCACCCTTGAGAATGGAACGTGGGAAAAGATCAACAACTTCCATGGGTCCTTCTCGTGTTCTCAACGCATCGTGCCAGCGTTAGACGCGTCTTGATGTCCATGTTGATGGTCTCGATCCGTTCGGCATTCTTGCTGGCCGTTCTGTGTGTTGTTGGTTGCACGCCTTCAGCGGAAACGCGATCTCCGCAATTGGTCAAAGTTCCACAAGAGCAGAGCCTGAACGCAGTTGTTCTTCCTGGTCAAGCGGGGCCCACATCAGATCGGCCTAAGGGAGAAACCCTTCGCCTCACCATGCGGAGAACCAACGACGTCTTCCCTGATGGCAACAGTGTTTGGCTTGTGGAGTTGCATGGGGAGGGATCCCTATTGGCCCGTTGGAAAGCGGCAAGTGGGATTGCGCAACGTCAAACCGCTGATCGGTTGTGGAGTCCAGGAAATGCTTCACCGTTACCGGCTGGAACGTATCAACTTGGTACCCCTGAACCTTGGGGGGATGATATTTGGTTTGATCTTCAGCCTCATTTTGAAACCACGCGTAGCGCCTTAGGGGTTCACCGTTGCTATCCAGGTACCGGGTGTATCTGTATCCCCAATCGCACTGATATTGAGGCATTGGCGGCTTGGGTGAGGGCCTCAGGCTTGCGTGAAATTACGGTCAGCAATTGATACTCTGAGTTAATTGATAACCCTGGCTAGGACAAAAATATTTAGGTTATTTATAACTGGTGCTTAAATCTTGCCGGTTCTTGACGCATCTCTATCGTTTTGCTGAGATTTTTGATAATTAGAATTCCCTTGGATTTGATGGTGTATTGTCAAATTATATTTTGAATTTCAATCATCGTTATTTGTTGCAGCCTTAGCAATTTCCTGTCTTTATTGACAGGTTGAGGTATTCAATTAATCTTCGGGTATGCCCTTGGTGTTGCAAAAAGGTCTGCTTGCCATATGAGAAAAGCTTTGTTGACATCATCTGAGCTCAGATTTGCGCTTAAAAGCTTTGCGGTGAAAATATGTCTATTTTTTGTAATCGAGTTTTTGATATGTCAGTTTGATGATTCACGTTATGCCTGTCGGCTTGTTGCGCGTGGATTTCTCCCTTCACTTTTCGTGTTTGCGTTGATGGATCTGCTGGTGATTCCTCGGTTACGACGCCGTATTAGAGCCCACTGATCAAGCCAAGATGATGGCGGGTTTTCCCCCATACTTAAGACCTCATAAAGAAATCATGTTCCTGTAAAATAATTCTTTTAATGCGCTGTGAAAAAAATAATAGGTCCCATTCGTCGAGCTTCTATTTATGGATCTGTGAGTTATCTCGGTCTGGTATTAATTAATAACAGTAACCTTGATCTTCCAAGTTTGTGGATCGCTTATCTCCCAATGTTTATCGCTGTCTATGCCCTAACTCAATGGCTTGACCGTCGTTTTGGTTGATTGACACTTCAAGGACAATTCGCCCTGAATCAACCACTACTGCTGTGTTTGTTTGCTATTTTAAACTGAAGAGTTCTTATCCATGAAGAGAATACGCATTCGCCACTCCCCAAACAGCAAGTGCGGTAATCGTTGCAAAAACAACAGCTGTCCACGCCGCGAGCTCAGCCTGTTGCCCTTGGTTTTGCGAAGCCTGAAGACGACGTGCCATGGAGATTGATTTCAACTCTCCAGGTTTGGCTCAGGATGATGTCTCAATTCAAGGAATGTGATCAAATCAGAACGCTGTTGGAAGGTTGATCTTGATGGAATCGCTGTTTGCGCGGAGCACTTCCATCCTTTCATCCACGAACGAGAGAGATGATGGAGAGGGCATGCCAAAGCGTGGAATGGCTGATGACTTCAGTCGTGAGTCAGGCTTCCCGTCGGATGGGTATTGGCGCTATCGAGCTTCATAGGTCGTCGATAGATCCCATCTAAACAAGATGACGGCAGTGAAGACATTGCATACATGCCTAATGGATCGACTTGACGTTAGATAAGGGAGCTCAAAAAACTTGTTGATACTCAATATTAGGTTTAATACTGTTACAGTAAATCCAATGATTTTTGCAAATGTTATTTAATGAAAATCTTGAGTTATTTGCCAAGTCTTGTGCCTAATTGATCTTTTTAGTGCGATCTATGATTGATCTGTCTGTTCAGATTTTAATTTAGCAACAGCATCATTTTCGGCTCGCTCTTTCAATATTCTTTTGGAAATGCTCGCCACAGTGATGCCTTGTTCATTTCGTAAAATCACGGAATCAATGCCTGTCGTACTTTTTGATAAATCAATATCTGAGGCCGATTGAATTTTGCCAGTGCTTATGGCGAATTGAATGGCAGTGCTGAAAGGATTTGTGTCTGCCATAGCGGAGATTGACCTGTGGTGAATAACTCTAATTGATCAAAGCCGAGAGCGTCATTTTCGGTGCCGTTGTGTCTTGCCACTTCTATTGGTGCTGAACGTTTAATGCTGACGTTGGCTGGTGTGGTTTGAAGTTGAATGCTCTGCTAGATCAGCGGCAGCATTTGTAAATTCTCTGCCGATCTGGTGTTCGTGCAACTTCTTTGCATTCTTCTCGATTTGGATTGGTTGGAGAGATGACCGTGAAGCATTCTGCCGCTAAAGAGCCAGTTCCAGTGATTGCTAGCCCGGCTATGGCATAACTGATTAATTTGATCATTTTGTTTGAAAAATTGATTTCATATTAACAGCTATAGCCTGCGAGATTAGTTTCTTGTTGTGAGTTTGGTCCAAGTTTTTTGATTTGAATCACCCGCCCACTGCCCTTGGCTATTCGGTACTTTTTCAAGGGTAATCACTGCGCCTGCAAAAATAATAATGAGTGGAGCCAGCTTCCAGCCTTGATGACGATTTGTTTTTCGAAAAATGCAGCGTGACATTACCCGCTAGGACTTGTTTCCATAGCTTTAGGTAAAGATGCCAGGGCTGGACTATGCAGCAGCTGTGTAAATGCTTTGAATCGGCTGAGACTTAACGGGACGATTCAGGTTTTTCAATATCGCGGCGAATCAGTGCCAGTAGGTATGAGGGGGATTTGTAACGGGTCGGTAGGCAGCGATTCAGGGTTTCGAGATGACCCCAACACACTGTGCGTTCAATTTCTTTGGCTGATTTTCCCTGTTGTAGCAAGCGCCTTAATGCCTTGCAGTACATGGGATAGCCCGCCTCGAGTTCGCCGATGGTGAGTTTTGCCTGAGGCATCGGACCGTCTCATCCACCAAAACAACTTATGCGTTCGTCGTTCCAAGAAAGTGAAGCTGTTTTGCTTCTTGACGAGGGGGTGCAGGTCGTTGTTTGTCTATCTGCACCCCCACTGATTTGGTGTTTCAGTGGTCAACGTCGAGTGTCATCCCATCCATGCGACGCAATCGATTTCGACCCGTGCACCTTTCGGAAGCGCTGCAACTTGAACACAGGCTCGGGCTGGGCTAACTCCGTCACCAAACATCTCCGCATAGATGGCGTTGACCGTTCCAAAATCGGCGAGATCAGCCAGAAAGACGGTGGTGCGCACCACCTGTTCCGCAGACGCTCCAGCTTCGCTTAGTACGGCTTTTAAATTTTTTAAAACCTGATGGGTCTCGGCCGCAACATCGCCATCTCCCACCATGACCCCTGTGGCTGGGTCAAGAGGGATCTGTCCTGAGCAGTACAACCATCCTCCAGCTAAGACAGCTTGGTTGTAGGGGCCAACGGGCGCTGGAGCCGCTGTGGTGGTGATGGCTTGATTCGGCATGGCGGGACAGCAGAGCAGAATGGGGTTAAATCATCGCGTTCCACTGTTGGAAAGGGTCTCAGGACCGGTTGAAATCCGAGGCCTCTGGCATCGCTACAAGGAGTCGTCGAACGACTGGACCCTCCGTGGCATCAATCTCGAGCTCC
The DNA window shown above is from Synechococcus sp. CC9902 and carries:
- a CDS encoding Rieske 2Fe-2S domain-containing protein encodes the protein MHSTWTEQWWPIAYLQDLDRRQPNRFTLLERDLVIWWDAQAEQHSWRVFPDVCPHRLVPLSEGRINDEGLLECPYHGWSFDGEGHCRSIPQATDNTKPEARRSRCSSLPTATGQGLLFVWTGEPDSANQHPLPLVPALEEDPTSWTLQDTFRDLPMDAVTLLENVLDVSHVPFTHHKTVGNRNNASPVLATITREAEDGFDAFWEEGPRRGKLGSQTTRFQAPQLMWHDLTAKGFARILTVVYAVPIRRGECRLFARFPFQFQSAAPKLLIGLRPRWLQHIGNHKVLEDDQVFLHWQERVLERAGGSPAADRAFFMPNRADVYVAALHRWLNNNGGEPFAGESLPERRRTTDLMDRFYSHTQSCRSCSTALRRIRTARPWAWAVLWGAAALVGLGQGGVWSAVGVVVAALAGLTLRQVSRWEKGLLRGDGAAPRNRRA
- the stpA gene encoding glucosylglycerol 3-phosphatase; amino-acid sequence: MQRLSPDQLLQELCGVEDLLIVQDLDGVCMQLVNDPLTRQMDGAYVMAAGQLGDTFAVLTNGEHEGRRGVNRLVEQALSADHDPAQAGLYLRGLAAGGVQFQDRYGQLSHPGVSEAEIAFLAAAPLRMEALLKDGLPEIFPLHSLEQIAQLAHAAVLDTQVSPTVNLNGIFAAIPEDVEKQRMMQTLLQRLMETLLADAEKQGLEGSFFLHVAPNLGRNADGMERLKPAVKGDVGTTDIQFMLSGSIKEAGLLVLLNQYMARRYGEVPFGDDFNVRVAPQTHDALLKLVQDRIPAERMPLLVGVGDTVTSNPSTDGATWLRGGSDRGFLTLLQALGSWSGRENRVVVVDSSHGEVDRPSLSDPALRGISDPEDPLRLDVLMTAGPKQYINWFCQLAAQRSSSPATI
- the arsS gene encoding arsenosugar biosynthesis radical SAM (seleno)protein ArsS (Some members of this family are selenoproteins.); translated protein: MTVSPALFPPLQRVALTTLQVNLGYRCNQSCAHCHVNAGPTRTEMMEAELLELIPLVLRRHRIGCLDLTGGAPELHPGFRKLVAEVRSAGIAVIDRCNLTILNEPGHGDLAEFLAEQGVAVTASLPCYTADNVDRQRGDGVFDRSLQGLHQLNALGYGSGDPERQLDLVYNPLGAALPPPQATLEADYKRELARLGIRFDRLLTLANMPIQRFARQLELKGELDDYWQVLEQAHNPTNLETVMCRQLVSVDWEGSLYDCDFNQQLSLPRPGVIRHLRDLLEVEVDLSGDSIHTGRHCFGCTAGAGSSCGGALQA
- a CDS encoding DUF3721 domain-containing protein encodes the protein MVSLRLMISACALVLLGAAVNAQNDQPKQAMFKTEAEAQAAAPGFGCEGSHRMGEMWMVCANHTDANSHHGH
- a CDS encoding Fur family transcriptional regulator, coding for MSPSSAQNPEDGSLEDGLHQGGRRLTPQRKRVLELFELRGAGCHLSAEEVHQQLVNLKLKVSLATVYRTLRLLADMGFLQELELSEGGRRFELADDDHRDHHHVVCIRCGRTEEFESESILAAGAEAAEKLNFKLIESSLNVRAICTDCQT
- a CDS encoding DUF3764 family protein yields the protein METHVLTFTITKPFSEWVKTYDASSPLQKMAGISSLYRGVSPDDPTKICAVMQAKPGVMAQFMEDHKDTIAASGHVLESTVDQVFVDA
- a CDS encoding TIGR02450 family Trp-rich protein, encoding MAWVAAKAWTSQRAVGGYRHFQLVTQGGKGDQRWVELSAVLDPAHRERVLWRDLNDAKHWCSGWQQIVENDDDVVNHQHDVKSAEAVE
- a CDS encoding putative 2OG-Fe(II) oxygenase, with product MEVVDLFPRSILKGELPTPLLKELLALGAQVLKNPEGNPDASLKLAGQLTQQRELKPGQPGVRSLIGDHLLPGCERWIRHVIDRQPPQGRGPWGAGNYQLKLIDLWLNCQIAGDYNPTHTHGGSFSGVIFLKTPPQITANSFDGQLCFHGPEEWHLQSFRTGMAHYVLPVPGEFYIFPAWQPHSVMPFRGDGERWSLAFNATAIPGPPRPQATGNISLSNQRPMVQGF
- a CDS encoding DUF3136 domain-containing protein — its product is MPQAKLTIGELEAGYPMYCKALRRLLQQGKSAKEIERTVCWGHLETLNRCLPTRYKSPSYLLALIRRDIEKPESSR
- a CDS encoding RidA family protein yields the protein MPNQAITTTAAPAPVGPYNQAVLAGGWLYCSGQIPLDPATGVMVGDGDVAAETHQVLKNLKAVLSEAGASAEQVVRTTVFLADLADFGTVNAIYAEMFGDGVSPARACVQVAALPKGARVEIDCVAWMG